In Pseudomonas sp. ADAK18, a single window of DNA contains:
- a CDS encoding 3-keto-5-aminohexanoate cleavage protein encodes MNHDVIITCALTGAGDTTARSPHVPVTPKQIAAAAVEAAKAGATVVHCHVRDPETGKFSRDVALYREVMERIREADIDIIVNLTAGMGGDLEIGGGENPMEFGPNTDLVGPLTRLAHVEALLPEICTLDCGTLNFGDGDTIYVSTPAQLRAGAKRIQELGVKAELEIFDTGHLWFAKQMIKEGLLDNPLFQLCLGIPWGAPADTTTMKAMVDNLPADAVWAGFGIGRMQMPMAAQAVLLGGNVRVGLEDNLWLDKGVLATNGQLVERASEILSRLGARVMTPAEGRIKMGLTKRG; translated from the coding sequence ATGAACCACGACGTCATCATCACCTGCGCACTCACCGGTGCTGGCGACACGACCGCCAGAAGCCCACACGTGCCGGTCACCCCAAAACAAATCGCCGCCGCGGCGGTGGAAGCTGCCAAGGCTGGCGCCACGGTCGTGCATTGCCACGTACGTGACCCCGAGACCGGCAAGTTCAGCCGCGACGTGGCGCTGTACCGCGAAGTGATGGAACGCATCCGCGAGGCGGACATCGACATCATCGTTAACCTCACCGCCGGCATGGGTGGCGACCTGGAAATCGGTGGCGGCGAGAACCCGATGGAGTTCGGTCCCAACACCGACCTGGTCGGCCCGCTGACCCGCCTGGCCCACGTTGAAGCGTTGCTGCCGGAAATCTGCACCCTGGACTGCGGCACCCTGAACTTCGGCGACGGCGACACTATTTATGTTTCCACCCCAGCCCAACTGCGCGCTGGCGCCAAGCGCATCCAGGAACTGGGCGTGAAGGCCGAACTGGAAATTTTCGACACCGGTCACCTGTGGTTCGCCAAGCAGATGATCAAGGAAGGCCTGCTCGACAACCCGCTGTTCCAACTGTGCCTGGGCATCCCATGGGGCGCACCGGCTGACACCACCACCATGAAAGCCATGGTCGACAACCTGCCGGCGGACGCCGTGTGGGCCGGCTTCGGCATCGGCCGCATGCAAATGCCGATGGCGGCGCAAGCGGTGCTTCTGGGCGGCAACGTGCGGGTTGGCCTGGAAGACAACTTGTGGCTGGACAAGGGTGTGCTGGCAACCAACGGGCAACTGGTGGAACGCGCCAGCGAGATTCTTAGCCGCCTCGGTGCGCGAGTCATGACCCCGGCTGAAGGCCGCATCAAGATGGGTTTGACCAAGCGCGGCTAA
- a CDS encoding lysozyme inhibitor LprI family protein, whose product MKSILLALALIATGVHAAEDTDSTPCDGIENDKQTLECATYNKTTAEQLLKDNYQGLLERMGSTYASNKAQLADITARLKDAQQKWDKLRDADCAVDTFPAVAGSKEYAIAQNDCLARMSDERSEFLESIGQE is encoded by the coding sequence ATGAAATCGATTCTCCTGGCTTTGGCACTCATCGCAACCGGCGTACACGCGGCAGAAGACACCGACAGCACGCCGTGTGACGGCATCGAAAACGACAAGCAAACCCTGGAATGCGCCACCTACAACAAAACCACTGCCGAGCAATTGCTCAAGGATAACTACCAGGGCCTGCTGGAACGCATGGGTAGCACCTATGCCAGCAACAAGGCGCAGCTGGCAGACATTACCGCTCGTCTGAAGGATGCCCAGCAAAAATGGGACAAGTTGCGGGACGCCGATTGCGCCGTGGACACCTTCCCAGCCGTGGCGGGGAGCAAGGAATATGCGATTGCGCAAAATGATTGCCTGGCGCGCATGAGTGATGAGCGGTCGGAGTTTCTGGAATCGATCGGGCAGGAGTAA
- a CDS encoding dipeptidase, producing the protein MSPAELHADSIVIDGLIIAKWNRDLFEDMRKGGLTAANCTVSVWEGFQATINNIAASQKLIRENSDLVIPVKTTADIRRAKEQGKTGIIFGFQNAHAFEDQLGYVEIFKQLGVGVVQMCYNTQNLVGTGCYERDGGLSGFGREIVAEMNRVGIMCDLSHVGSKTSEEVILESKKPVCYSHCLPSGLKEHPRNKSDEELKFIADHGGFVGVTMFAPFLAKGIDSTIDDYAEAIEYTMNIVGEDAIGIGTDFTQGHGQDFFEMLTHDKGYARRLTSFGKIINPLGIRTVGEFPNLTETLLKRGHPERVVRKIMGENWVNVLKDVWGE; encoded by the coding sequence ATGAGCCCAGCCGAATTGCACGCCGACAGCATCGTTATCGACGGGCTGATCATTGCCAAGTGGAACCGCGACCTGTTTGAAGACATGCGCAAAGGCGGCCTGACCGCTGCCAACTGCACCGTGTCGGTGTGGGAAGGTTTCCAGGCCACCATTAACAACATTGCCGCCAGCCAGAAACTGATCCGCGAGAACAGCGACCTGGTGATCCCGGTGAAAACCACCGCTGACATCCGTCGCGCCAAGGAGCAGGGCAAGACCGGGATCATCTTCGGCTTCCAGAATGCGCATGCGTTTGAAGACCAGCTCGGCTATGTCGAGATCTTCAAGCAGTTGGGCGTTGGCGTGGTGCAGATGTGCTACAACACCCAGAACCTCGTCGGCACCGGTTGCTACGAGCGCGACGGCGGTCTGTCGGGCTTTGGCCGCGAGATCGTCGCCGAGATGAACCGTGTCGGCATCATGTGCGACCTGTCCCACGTCGGTTCCAAGACCAGCGAAGAAGTCATCCTCGAATCGAAAAAGCCGGTGTGCTATTCCCACTGCCTGCCGTCGGGCCTTAAAGAGCACCCGCGCAACAAGTCCGACGAAGAGCTCAAGTTCATTGCCGACCATGGCGGCTTTGTCGGCGTGACCATGTTTGCGCCGTTCCTGGCCAAAGGCATCGATTCGACCATCGACGACTACGCCGAAGCCATCGAATACACCATGAACATCGTCGGCGAAGACGCCATCGGCATCGGCACCGATTTCACCCAGGGCCATGGCCAGGATTTCTTTGAAATGCTGACCCATGACAAGGGCTACGCCCGCCGCCTGACCAGCTTCGGCAAGATCATCAACCCGCTGGGCATCCGCACCGTGGGCGAGTTCCCCAACCTCACCGAGACCCTGCTCAAGCGCGGCCATCCTGAGCGTGTGGTGCGCAAGATCATGGGCGAGAACTGGGTCAACGTCCTCAAGGACGTCTGGGGCGAATAA
- a CDS encoding L-carnitine dehydrogenase yields the protein MSFITEIKTFAALGSGVIGSGWVSRALAHGLDVVAWDPAPGAETALRKRVANAWGALEKQGLAPGASQNRLRFVATIEECVKDADFIQESAPERLELKLELHSKISAAAKPNALIGSSTSGLLPSEFYEGSTHPERCVVGHPFNPVYLLPLVEVVGGKNTAPEAIQAAMKVYESLGMRPLHVRKEVPGFIADRLLEALWREALHLVNDGVATTGEIDDAIRFGAGLRWSFMGTFLTYTLAGGDAGMRHFMAQFGPALQLPWTYLPAPELTDKLIDDVVDGTTEQLGTHSISALERYRDDCLLAVLEAVRTTKEKHGMTFAE from the coding sequence ATGAGCTTTATCACCGAAATCAAAACCTTCGCCGCGCTGGGCAGCGGTGTTATCGGCAGCGGTTGGGTGTCCCGCGCCCTCGCCCACGGCCTCGATGTAGTGGCCTGGGACCCGGCACCGGGAGCTGAAACCGCCTTGCGCAAGCGCGTTGCCAACGCGTGGGGCGCCCTGGAAAAACAAGGCCTGGCGCCGGGCGCATCTCAAAACCGCCTGCGCTTTGTCGCCACCATTGAAGAGTGCGTGAAAGACGCCGACTTCATCCAGGAAAGCGCCCCGGAACGCCTGGAGCTGAAACTGGAATTGCACAGCAAGATCAGCGCGGCAGCCAAGCCGAATGCGTTGATCGGTTCAAGCACTTCGGGGCTGTTGCCCAGCGAGTTTTATGAAGGTTCGACTCACCCGGAACGTTGCGTGGTGGGTCACCCATTCAACCCGGTGTACCTGCTGCCGCTGGTAGAAGTGGTGGGCGGCAAGAACACCGCGCCGGAAGCGATTCAAGCGGCGATGAAGGTGTATGAATCCCTCGGCATGCGCCCGCTGCATGTGCGTAAAGAGGTGCCTGGCTTTATCGCTGACCGTCTGCTGGAAGCGCTGTGGCGCGAGGCGCTACACCTGGTCAACGATGGTGTGGCGACCACTGGCGAGATCGATGATGCGATCCGCTTTGGTGCCGGTTTGCGGTGGTCGTTCATGGGGACTTTCCTGACCTACACCTTGGCCGGTGGCGACGCGGGGATGCGGCATTTCATGGCGCAGTTTGGGCCGGCGTTGCAGTTGCCGTGGACCTATTTGCCAGCGCCTGAGCTGACCGATAAGTTGATTGACGATGTGGTGGATGGCACCACTGAACAGCTGGGAACGCACAGCATTTCGGCGCTGGAGCGCTACCGTGATGATTGCCTGCTGGCGGTGCTGGAGGCGGTGAGGACGACCAAGGAAAAGCATGGGATGACCTTCGCCGAATAA
- a CDS encoding MFS transporter, producing the protein MNPRIYLLALAAFVAGIDENLVGGILPLLSRELGVTLSAAGQLTAVFSLTFAVCAAPLLSLTSRIERRTLLIAALLTFALGNLGSGLAVNYWMLLVCRIVSAGSCALVVVLASTLSASLVETRLRGRAIGIVFMGISGSLVLGIPVGIALGDSLSWRAPFLLLALLAVVIAGLLRLTLPTFASRPPTSLRDYCRQLVIPKLLLAQLVSVLLLTGHFVLFAYLAPYVQQTMGIHGVSLSYLYVFFGIAAISGGYCGGWLSDRLGFKRALVLIPALFTLVMALLPWATGSWVSFLVLYALWMALSWTISPVVQNYLLHTVPEAGEANVGINTSAMHLGVALGAALGGVVIAKGSLEITPLVGALVTALALTAACLSLMSGARRALRA; encoded by the coding sequence ATGAACCCACGCATCTACCTGCTCGCCCTCGCCGCCTTCGTGGCCGGTATCGATGAAAACCTGGTAGGCGGGATTTTGCCGTTATTGTCCCGGGAACTGGGTGTCACCCTGAGCGCTGCCGGGCAGCTGACGGCGGTGTTTTCCCTGACCTTTGCCGTGTGCGCCGCGCCGCTGCTGTCGCTGACGTCGCGAATTGAACGGCGCACACTGCTGATCGCCGCCTTGCTGACCTTTGCGCTGGGCAACCTGGGTTCCGGGCTAGCGGTAAATTACTGGATGCTGCTGGTCTGCCGGATCGTCAGTGCCGGCAGTTGTGCCTTGGTGGTGGTCCTGGCGTCAACGTTGTCGGCATCGCTGGTGGAGACGCGTTTACGTGGGCGGGCGATTGGCATTGTGTTCATGGGCATCAGCGGTTCACTGGTGCTGGGGATTCCTGTCGGTATCGCCTTGGGTGACTCACTGAGCTGGCGAGCGCCGTTTCTGCTGTTGGCACTGTTGGCCGTGGTGATTGCAGGGCTGCTGCGCCTCACGCTACCGACCTTCGCCAGCCGCCCACCTACATCGTTGCGCGATTACTGCCGCCAGTTGGTGATTCCCAAGCTGCTATTGGCGCAACTGGTCTCCGTATTGCTGCTGACCGGGCATTTCGTGCTGTTCGCCTACCTGGCGCCCTACGTGCAACAGACCATGGGCATCCACGGTGTGTCGCTGAGCTATCTCTATGTATTCTTCGGCATTGCCGCGATCAGCGGTGGCTACTGCGGCGGCTGGCTGTCGGATCGGCTGGGGTTCAAGCGGGCGCTGGTGCTGATTCCCGCGCTGTTCACCCTGGTCATGGCACTACTGCCGTGGGCGACCGGTTCGTGGGTGAGCTTCCTGGTGCTGTATGCACTGTGGATGGCCTTGAGCTGGACCATCTCGCCGGTGGTACAGAACTACTTGCTGCACACCGTGCCCGAGGCCGGCGAAGCCAATGTGGGGATTAATACCTCGGCGATGCACCTGGGCGTGGCCTTGGGTGCTGCGCTGGGCGGTGTGGTAATCGCCAAGGGCAGCCTGGAAATAACGCCGTTGGTCGGCGCGCTGGTGACGGCACTGGCGCTGACCGCTGCGTGCTTGAGCCTGATGTCTGGCGCGCGCCGAGCGCTTCGAGCCTGA
- a CDS encoding DUF5943 domain-containing protein gives MAKIAPQLPIEVDSETGVWTSDALPMLYVPRHFFVNNHMGIEEVLGADAYAEILYKAGYKSAWHWCEKEAECHGLEGVAVFEHYMKRLSQRGWGLFKIQDIDLDKGTASVKLEHSAFVYVYGKVGRKVDYMFTGWFAGAMDQILQARGSKIRTVAEQVYGGSEEGHDDGLFTVKPL, from the coding sequence ATGGCCAAGATCGCCCCTCAATTGCCTATCGAAGTCGACAGCGAAACCGGTGTCTGGACCTCTGACGCCCTGCCGATGCTCTACGTACCGCGCCACTTTTTCGTCAACAACCACATGGGCATCGAAGAAGTCCTGGGCGCTGACGCCTACGCCGAAATCCTCTACAAGGCCGGCTACAAGTCCGCCTGGCACTGGTGCGAAAAAGAAGCTGAATGCCACGGCTTGGAAGGCGTTGCGGTGTTCGAGCACTACATGAAGCGCCTGTCGCAACGCGGCTGGGGCTTGTTCAAGATCCAGGACATCGACCTCGACAAAGGCACCGCCAGCGTCAAGCTTGAACACTCTGCGTTCGTCTACGTGTACGGCAAGGTCGGGCGCAAGGTTGACTACATGTTCACCGGCTGGTTTGCCGGGGCCATGGACCAGATTCTGCAAGCCCGCGGCAGCAAGATCCGAACGGTGGCCGAGCAAGTCTACGGCGGCTCCGAAGAGGGCCACGACGACGGCCTGTTCACCGTCAAGCCGTTGTAA
- a CDS encoding FAD-dependent oxidoreductase, whose translation MSWFPSLGALGGSSGAHIQAGPQTIRQLRTGTSRLIDAYPYDYAEILRASSPEGGWLAQPLVGAEKDARVIIIGAGMSGLLTARELLRAGLNVTLYERNQLEDIDADWHRYNYGRARSFVRKLQSDTVCELGAMRFPAKAKVTWEMFGDVLGEDTLLDLFPNPGIVPTILCKDGITYPWMSGSAQAPDLPAQFMTVSVDTRDAINAIEGGGTTILEVLALLEQPQLSSEEEKRIQDFWVSMIQRFDKLSLGDWIHEYVAEPKGWTPEQMSIFVNLGFGTGGMGSMFPMGFLEMLRIWLWDYLDEYALPPGVGVGTIAHRLLGKLMDEFGANGKNTFTLHERHEVQELGLFLTPDELSAKPGILVRDLKGQGIEGATLTPVHADYVVAAVPHTAMLTMMSLASELSYPRNGTRVEVPLDGKRYGFYSYFEKSWSTTYDSRIAPLKNAIARLNMMNASKSFYVMPQAPWAAGSVLADSWRRIDNSPIQCVLSEGWTRASYFIPTTSESQKGPVAALLSYTWSLDSNKARSVLDVAPSRENGTTAIPMFTENPNWFGPGYPKEWWRSYRASAAVLPYIQTVPHRVRTTEYFNSILGSNQSDSNAIGIDWQDQAGATGAFKLDAAGDFATSNALCNLYLFTQDPGFNVSERDRTYQKIFLSSDSASNYPGWCEGAFMSGMNAAIGVLANINQSKLKPEPAQLLQGNPLAAVNRLIPLKPYIRQV comes from the coding sequence ATGTCTTGGTTTCCATCCTTAGGCGCCCTGGGAGGTAGCAGTGGCGCACACATCCAGGCCGGCCCGCAAACGATCCGCCAGCTCAGGACAGGCACTTCACGTCTGATAGATGCATACCCTTATGACTACGCAGAAATCCTTCGAGCCTCCAGCCCGGAGGGCGGCTGGCTGGCCCAACCTCTGGTAGGGGCAGAAAAGGACGCCCGAGTCATCATTATCGGGGCTGGAATGTCCGGTCTGTTGACGGCAAGGGAGTTGCTACGAGCGGGTTTGAACGTGACATTGTATGAACGTAACCAACTGGAGGACATCGATGCCGACTGGCACCGGTATAACTACGGTCGAGCCCGAAGCTTCGTACGCAAGCTTCAGTCCGATACCGTGTGTGAACTCGGAGCCATGCGTTTTCCTGCGAAAGCCAAAGTCACTTGGGAAATGTTCGGGGACGTGCTGGGCGAGGATACGCTGCTCGATTTGTTTCCCAATCCAGGCATAGTGCCCACAATCCTGTGCAAGGATGGCATCACCTACCCTTGGATGAGCGGCAGTGCTCAAGCACCTGACCTGCCTGCGCAGTTCATGACTGTTTCCGTTGACACGCGCGATGCCATCAACGCCATCGAGGGAGGAGGCACCACTATTCTGGAAGTCCTGGCGTTGCTTGAACAGCCGCAATTATCCTCCGAAGAGGAGAAGCGCATCCAGGATTTCTGGGTGTCGATGATTCAACGCTTTGACAAGTTGAGCCTGGGTGACTGGATCCATGAGTACGTCGCAGAGCCCAAGGGATGGACGCCCGAGCAAATGTCGATCTTCGTCAATCTCGGCTTCGGAACCGGTGGCATGGGCAGCATGTTCCCCATGGGCTTTCTCGAAATGCTGCGGATTTGGCTCTGGGACTATTTGGATGAGTATGCGCTACCACCTGGGGTGGGGGTGGGCACAATTGCCCATAGGCTGTTGGGCAAACTCATGGATGAGTTTGGGGCAAATGGTAAAAATACGTTCACTTTGCATGAGCGACATGAAGTCCAGGAACTGGGACTGTTCCTGACACCCGACGAGCTGTCCGCAAAACCAGGGATACTGGTACGCGATCTCAAAGGACAGGGAATAGAAGGGGCTACGCTGACACCGGTCCATGCCGACTATGTAGTTGCAGCCGTTCCTCATACCGCCATGCTAACCATGATGTCGCTGGCAAGTGAGCTAAGTTACCCGCGCAATGGCACACGGGTAGAAGTCCCGCTCGATGGCAAACGCTATGGGTTCTACAGTTACTTTGAAAAGTCATGGTCAACAACCTATGACAGTCGTATCGCCCCGCTGAAAAACGCCATCGCGCGCCTCAATATGATGAACGCCAGCAAATCCTTTTATGTCATGCCGCAGGCTCCCTGGGCAGCAGGCTCGGTGCTGGCCGATAGTTGGCGGCGCATCGACAACAGCCCCATACAGTGTGTGCTGAGCGAGGGCTGGACACGTGCCAGCTACTTTATTCCGACTACTTCAGAGAGCCAGAAAGGTCCGGTTGCTGCCTTGCTTTCCTACACTTGGAGTCTGGACTCGAACAAGGCTCGCAGCGTGCTTGACGTTGCCCCTTCCCGGGAAAACGGTACGACGGCCATTCCGATGTTTACCGAAAACCCTAATTGGTTCGGACCCGGATATCCGAAAGAGTGGTGGAGAAGCTACCGTGCCAGCGCTGCGGTACTGCCCTATATTCAGACCGTTCCACACCGCGTCAGAACAACGGAGTACTTCAACTCCATACTGGGCAGCAACCAGAGCGACTCCAATGCGATCGGCATTGACTGGCAGGACCAAGCTGGCGCAACAGGTGCATTCAAGCTCGACGCCGCAGGGGATTTCGCGACGTCCAATGCTCTATGTAACTTGTATCTTTTCACCCAAGATCCTGGATTCAACGTCAGCGAAAGGGATCGTACCTATCAAAAAATATTCCTGTCCTCGGACAGTGCCAGCAACTATCCAGGCTGGTGCGAAGGAGCCTTTATGTCAGGCATGAATGCCGCCATCGGCGTATTGGCCAATATCAATCAGAGCAAACTCAAACCCGAACCAGCGCAGTTGCTGCAAGGCAATCCACTCGCCGCCGTCAATCGGCTGATACCGCTTAAACCCTACATCAGACAGGTATAG
- a CDS encoding AAA family ATPase, whose product MSKNTGFVFRRPALAVSIADGLVGTGIQDFTSGLFLAAPRRTGKSTFLREDLIPECQARGWLAVYVDLWANKEQDPADLIAGAIAAALVPYENGIRKLAKSIGVEKLSFLRTLSWDFTKPQLPAGATLTQALELLHSAAQKTVVLVIDEAQHALTTEAGINAMFALKAARDQLNQGREGEGSGLRLVFTGSNRDKLAHLVLGKSQPFFGSSITPFPLLGKEFTQAYTAHLNAQLADTNQFSAADIDEAFELVGRRPEMLRTIISEVALDLGDASNLSQLLHNRAEFLRAGVWTEFESAWNALTVPQRAVLEVMVERSQNNEPFAPFTDSTLTAVGKALEAMGSDVVPGTQTIQACIDALRDKELVWKSSRGAYALEDKSFGDWLQHGRRSKTNE is encoded by the coding sequence ATGTCGAAGAACACTGGTTTCGTGTTTCGTCGGCCCGCGCTGGCCGTCAGCATTGCCGATGGCCTGGTGGGTACCGGGATCCAGGATTTCACCTCCGGCCTGTTCCTGGCGGCGCCGCGTCGCACGGGCAAAAGTACCTTTTTACGCGAAGACTTGATCCCGGAGTGCCAGGCTCGGGGCTGGTTGGCGGTGTATGTCGACCTCTGGGCCAACAAGGAACAAGACCCGGCAGACCTGATCGCCGGAGCCATCGCCGCCGCCTTGGTGCCCTATGAAAACGGCATTCGCAAACTGGCTAAATCCATCGGCGTCGAAAAGCTTAGCTTCCTGCGCACCTTGTCCTGGGACTTCACCAAGCCTCAACTGCCGGCCGGGGCCACGCTGACTCAAGCGTTAGAGTTGCTCCATAGCGCGGCGCAGAAAACCGTAGTGCTGGTGATTGACGAGGCACAACACGCGCTGACCACCGAGGCCGGTATCAACGCGATGTTCGCCCTCAAGGCGGCGCGGGATCAGCTTAACCAAGGCCGTGAAGGTGAGGGCAGCGGCTTGCGCCTGGTGTTCACCGGCTCCAACCGCGACAAACTTGCCCATCTGGTGCTCGGTAAAAGCCAGCCGTTTTTCGGCTCCAGCATTACCCCGTTTCCCTTGCTCGGCAAAGAGTTCACCCAGGCCTACACCGCGCACCTCAATGCCCAATTGGCCGACACCAATCAGTTCAGCGCTGCCGATATTGATGAAGCCTTCGAACTGGTCGGCCGTCGCCCGGAGATGTTGCGCACCATCATCAGCGAAGTCGCACTGGACCTCGGCGATGCGAGCAACCTCAGCCAATTGCTGCACAACCGTGCCGAATTCCTGCGCGCGGGCGTGTGGACTGAGTTTGAAAGTGCTTGGAATGCCCTGACCGTGCCGCAACGAGCGGTACTGGAAGTGATGGTCGAGCGCTCCCAGAACAACGAGCCGTTTGCGCCGTTCACCGACAGCACGCTCACGGCGGTGGGCAAGGCGTTGGAGGCGATGGGCAGCGATGTGGTGCCGGGCACGCAGACTATTCAGGCCTGTATCGATGCTCTGCGCGACAAGGAGTTGGTCTGGAAATCAAGTCGCGGGGCTTATGCGCTGGAAGACAAGTCGTTTGGCGATTGGCTGCAGCACGGCAGGCGAAGTAAAACGAATGAATGA
- a CDS encoding DUF3010 family protein, which translates to MSICGIEIKGSEAIIAVVALDNQALSHVALATKKIALEDDDEAANVKAFAHQVTAFVRDNGITRIAIKKRSKKGEFAGGPTTFKIEGVFQLLDGVEVTLLSPQTINAQNKKHDFALPATLNKYQHEAYKAACLEAIKTSTKKR; encoded by the coding sequence ATGAGCATTTGCGGCATTGAAATCAAAGGCAGCGAGGCGATCATCGCCGTCGTCGCCCTGGACAACCAGGCGCTGAGCCACGTCGCCCTGGCCACCAAGAAAATCGCCCTCGAAGACGACGATGAAGCAGCCAACGTCAAAGCGTTCGCCCATCAGGTGACTGCGTTTGTACGCGATAACGGCATTACCCGCATCGCCATCAAGAAGCGCAGCAAAAAAGGCGAGTTCGCCGGCGGCCCGACCACGTTCAAGATTGAAGGGGTGTTTCAGCTGCTGGACGGTGTTGAGGTGACGCTGCTCTCGCCTCAAACCATCAATGCGCAGAACAAGAAACATGACTTCGCCCTGCCGGCGACACTGAATAAGTATCAGCATGAGGCGTACAAGGCGGCGTGTTTAGAGGCAATTAAAACCTCTACAAAAAAACGCTAA
- a CDS encoding GlxA family transcriptional regulator has product MSQDFYFLLMPGFSAIGFISAIEPLRVANRFRGELYRWHVLSADGGAVLASNGMSVNADAALEPLKKGATLLVVAGFEPLKFATPALEHWLRRLDNDGVTLGAIDTGSFVLAEAGLLDDHRLTLHWEAIDAFKESYPQLTVTQELFEIDRRRITSAGGTASIDLMLDLISQAHGPELAVQVSEQFVLGRIRPRKDHQRMQIATRYGINNKKLVHVIGEMEQHTEPPLSTLALAEAIKVTRRQLERLFRLHLNDTPSNFYLGLRLEKARQLLRQTDMSVLEVSIACGFESPSYFTRSYRARFAKCPREDRRREVV; this is encoded by the coding sequence ATGTCCCAGGATTTCTACTTTTTGCTGATGCCGGGTTTCTCCGCCATCGGCTTTATTTCCGCCATCGAACCGCTGCGCGTGGCCAACCGCTTTCGTGGTGAGTTGTACCGTTGGCATGTGCTGAGCGCCGATGGCGGCGCAGTACTGGCGAGCAATGGCATGTCGGTTAACGCCGACGCTGCGTTGGAACCGCTGAAAAAGGGCGCGACCTTATTGGTGGTGGCCGGTTTCGAACCGTTGAAGTTCGCCACGCCTGCACTCGAGCATTGGCTGCGCCGCCTCGACAACGACGGCGTGACCCTCGGCGCTATCGACACCGGCAGCTTTGTCCTTGCCGAGGCAGGCCTGCTGGACGACCACCGCCTGACCCTGCATTGGGAAGCCATCGACGCCTTCAAGGAATCTTATCCACAGCTGACGGTGACCCAGGAACTGTTCGAGATCGACCGTCGGCGTATCACCTCCGCCGGCGGTACCGCGTCTATCGACCTTATGCTCGACCTGATCAGCCAGGCCCACGGGCCGGAACTGGCGGTCCAGGTCTCCGAACAGTTCGTGCTGGGCCGCATTCGCCCCCGCAAAGACCACCAGCGCATGCAAATAGCCACACGCTACGGCATCAACAACAAGAAGCTGGTGCACGTGATCGGCGAGATGGAACAGCACACTGAACCGCCGCTGAGCACGCTGGCGCTGGCGGAGGCGATCAAGGTCACACGGCGGCAGTTGGAGCGGCTGTTTCGGCTGCACCTGAACGATACACCAAGCAACTTTTACCTCGGCCTGCGCCTGGAAAAGGCTCGGCAACTGCTGCGCCAGACCGACATGAGCGTGCTGGAGGTGAGCATTGCCTGCGGGTTTGAATCGCCGTCGTATTTCACCCGTAGCTACCGGGCGCGGTTTGCCAAGTGCCCGAGGGAAGACCGGCGACGGGAGGTGGTTTGA
- a CDS encoding choline ABC transporter substrate-binding protein — translation MNRLISRCVLALSASAILSTHVMAADAASCQNVRMGVVNWTDVIATSAMTQVLLDGLGYKTKQTSASQQIIFAGIRDQRLDLFLGYWNPLMTQTITPFVDAKQVKVLDAPSLKDARATLAVPTYLADKGLKTFADIAKFEKELGGKIYGIEPGSGANTQIKAMITKNQFGLGKFQLVESSEAGMLAAVDRAVRRKEAVVFFGWAPHPMNVNVAMTYLTGSDDALGPNEGMATVWTITSPTYAEQCPNVQKLLTNLTFTAADESRMMQPLLDHKDAFESAKQWLKDHPQDQQRWLEGVTTFDGKPAAANLQLTSK, via the coding sequence ATGAACCGACTGATCAGCCGTTGTGTGCTTGCACTCAGCGCCAGCGCCATTTTGAGCACCCACGTAATGGCCGCCGACGCCGCGTCCTGCCAGAACGTGCGCATGGGCGTGGTGAACTGGACCGACGTGATCGCCACCAGCGCCATGACCCAAGTGCTGCTCGACGGCCTCGGCTACAAAACCAAACAAACCAGCGCGTCCCAGCAAATCATCTTCGCCGGGATCCGCGACCAGCGCCTGGACCTGTTCCTCGGTTACTGGAACCCGCTGATGACCCAGACCATCACGCCGTTTGTCGACGCCAAGCAGGTCAAGGTCCTCGACGCGCCCAGCCTCAAGGACGCCCGCGCCACCCTGGCGGTCCCGACTTACCTCGCGGATAAGGGCCTGAAAACCTTCGCCGATATCGCCAAGTTCGAAAAAGAGCTGGGCGGCAAGATCTACGGCATCGAACCCGGCTCGGGCGCCAACACCCAGATCAAGGCAATGATCACCAAGAACCAGTTTGGCCTGGGCAAATTCCAACTGGTGGAGTCCAGCGAGGCCGGCATGCTCGCCGCCGTAGACCGCGCCGTGCGGCGTAAGGAAGCCGTGGTGTTCTTCGGCTGGGCGCCGCACCCGATGAACGTCAACGTGGCGATGACTTACCTCACTGGCAGCGATGACGCCCTGGGCCCGAATGAAGGCATGGCCACGGTCTGGACCATCACGTCTCCAACCTATGCCGAGCAATGCCCGAATGTGCAAAAGCTGCTGACCAACCTGACCTTCACCGCCGCCGACGAGAGCCGGATGATGCAGCCGCTGCTGGATCACAAGGACGCTTTCGAGTCCGCCAAGCAATGGCTCAAGGATCACCCGCAAGACCAGCAGCGCTGGCTGGAAGGCGTAACCACCTTCGATGGCAAGCCGGCAGCGGCCAACCTGCAATTGACCAGCAAATAA